A single window of Flavobacteriales bacterium DNA harbors:
- a CDS encoding LD-carboxypeptidase, whose translation MRITPLSLQKGDTIGIAATARKVSEQEVQAASDILRGWGLNVIHAPGLFAEEHQLAGSDSNRSRGFQALLEDNEVKAVLCARGGYGTVRMVDQVDWNVLQNNPKWIIGFSDATVLHSHIHQHTTLKSLHGPMALTLPDTTPDAMEDLRRVLFGEPLAYDLPDHPLNRKGQASGELIGGNLSVLYSLIGSPSDVDTKGKILFLEDLDEYLYHIDRMMTNLRRGGKLAGLSGLMIGGMTQMNDHAIPFGRDAEQIIAEAVNDIDFPVCFGFPAGHLANNHPIIIGCEVEMQVDDDVRVTFAS comes from the coding sequence ATGCGGATCACCCCTCTCTCGTTACAAAAAGGCGACACCATTGGCATCGCTGCCACGGCACGAAAAGTGTCGGAACAGGAGGTTCAGGCGGCATCGGACATCCTGCGGGGATGGGGACTCAACGTCATTCATGCCCCCGGACTATTTGCTGAAGAGCATCAGCTGGCCGGAAGTGATTCCAACCGAAGCCGGGGCTTTCAGGCGCTGCTGGAAGATAACGAGGTAAAGGCCGTTCTGTGCGCTCGCGGCGGATATGGTACAGTACGCATGGTGGATCAGGTAGACTGGAATGTCCTGCAAAACAACCCCAAATGGATCATCGGTTTCAGTGACGCAACCGTTCTGCACAGTCATATTCATCAACATACCACTTTAAAGAGTTTACACGGACCAATGGCGCTTACCTTGCCCGATACCACACCTGATGCCATGGAAGACCTCAGACGTGTTCTGTTCGGTGAGCCGTTGGCATACGATCTGCCGGACCATCCGCTGAATAGAAAAGGACAGGCATCCGGTGAGTTGATCGGTGGCAATCTCTCGGTGTTGTACAGCCTGATCGGTTCACCATCCGATGTGGATACGAAAGGAAAGATCCTGTTCCTGGAAGACCTGGATGAATACCTCTACCACATTGACCGCATGATGACCAATCTTCGCCGCGGCGGTAAACTGGCGGGCCTGTCCGGACTCATGATCGGCGGGATGACCCAGATGAATGATCATGCCATTCCCTTTGGTCGCGATGCGGAGCAGATCATTGCAGAAGCTGTGAACGATATTGATTTTCCCGTTTGTTTCGGATTTCCGGCCGGTCACCTGGCAAATAATCATCCCATCATTATTGGTTGTGAGGTAGAAATGCAGGTAGATGACGATGTTCGTGTTACCTTTGCATCCTGA
- a CDS encoding polyprenyl synthetase family protein — MPVLETIKKPVLREMEEFELRFRKSIRSSVPLLDKITHYIVKRKGKQMRPMFVLLSGKLNNGVNDRTYRAAALIELLHTATLVHDDVVDDANIRRGLFSVNALWKNKIAVLVGDYLLSKGLLLSIDNSDFDLLRIVSNAVKEMSEGELLQIEKARKLDIEEGIYFEIIRKKTASLISSACACGAAAADADKEAIDRMASFGEYAGIAFQIKDDLMDYNLKDEIGKPTGIDIKEKKMTLPLIYALSNAKSEDKRRVINIVKNHNTNRKKVQDVINFVIASGGIEYAREQMNIYRDKALEVLMTFPENEARESLERLVHYSTDRKK; from the coding sequence ATGCCTGTACTTGAGACCATCAAAAAACCTGTCCTCCGGGAAATGGAGGAGTTTGAACTCCGCTTCCGAAAGTCGATACGGAGTTCCGTTCCACTGCTGGACAAGATCACGCATTACATTGTTAAGCGGAAAGGCAAACAGATGCGGCCCATGTTTGTGTTGCTGTCCGGTAAACTCAACAATGGAGTAAACGACAGAACATACCGTGCCGCTGCCCTGATCGAACTACTGCATACGGCCACTCTGGTACACGATGATGTGGTGGATGACGCCAACATACGCAGGGGCCTGTTCTCTGTGAATGCTCTTTGGAAGAACAAGATCGCCGTATTGGTGGGAGATTATCTGCTGTCCAAAGGACTCCTGCTCTCCATTGACAACAGCGACTTCGACTTGCTGCGCATTGTGTCGAATGCTGTCAAGGAAATGAGCGAAGGTGAACTTTTACAGATTGAGAAAGCACGCAAACTGGATATTGAAGAGGGCATCTATTTTGAGATCATCCGTAAAAAGACAGCATCACTGATCTCTTCGGCATGTGCCTGTGGAGCTGCTGCCGCTGATGCGGATAAGGAAGCGATCGACCGCATGGCCTCCTTCGGGGAATATGCCGGAATTGCCTTTCAGATCAAAGATGACCTGATGGATTACAACCTGAAGGATGAGATTGGTAAGCCCACCGGCATCGATATCAAGGAAAAAAAGATGACCCTTCCGCTGATCTATGCGCTGTCAAATGCCAAATCGGAAGACAAGCGGCGTGTCATCAACATTGTAAAAAACCACAACACCAACCGTAAGAAGGTGCAGGATGTCATCAACTTTGTGATCGCATCAGGCGGCATTGAATATGCCAGGGAGCAAATGAACATCTATCGCGACAAGGCCCTGGAAGTTCTGATGACCTTCCCTGAAAACGAAGCAAGGGAATCACTGGAACGGTTGGTACACTACTCTACCGACAGAAAAAAGTAA
- a CDS encoding pseudouridine synthase, whose protein sequence is MNKGNRNNKPGKPGRPDGGRKEGERKSPARPAKRSDARPKRDDRKRDEGSRDGKRPYPKPASGDDRNRDGKRPYPKPNPRPSSRDDRRGSDDRKSDDSRGEKRPYPRPASRDGKPGAGGYKGRSPYPRSTPRPRPVKSESDDVRLNKFLANSGLCSRREADELIRTGLVSVNGVVVTELGSKVKPTDEVRYDGRVLKGEKPVYVVLNKPKDFVTTVKDPKERKTVMQLVKNAGRERIYPVGRLDRQTTGVLMFTNDGDLAERLTHPRYGARKIYHVHLDNPLEKADFDQIKKGIYLEEGKVVVDEIALVGDGNDRTQVGLEIHIGWNRVVRRIFEKLGYKVIKLDRVMFAGLTKKDLSRGQWRYLTSREINMLKSHGEC, encoded by the coding sequence ATGAACAAAGGAAACCGAAATAATAAGCCGGGTAAACCGGGACGTCCTGACGGAGGAAGAAAAGAAGGAGAACGCAAAAGTCCTGCACGTCCTGCCAAACGATCGGATGCACGTCCGAAACGGGACGACCGAAAGAGGGATGAAGGCAGCCGTGACGGTAAGCGCCCTTACCCGAAGCCAGCTTCCGGAGATGATCGGAACCGTGATGGTAAAAGGCCATATCCGAAGCCAAATCCCAGACCATCATCACGGGATGATCGACGCGGGAGTGATGACCGCAAAAGCGATGATAGCCGCGGAGAAAAACGTCCGTATCCACGACCAGCCTCCAGGGACGGTAAACCCGGAGCAGGAGGATACAAGGGCCGTAGCCCGTACCCAAGGTCTACGCCAAGACCGCGGCCGGTGAAGTCGGAGTCGGACGATGTTCGTTTGAATAAATTTCTTGCCAATTCAGGACTGTGTTCGCGTCGCGAAGCCGATGAGTTGATCCGTACAGGCCTCGTGAGTGTGAACGGGGTAGTAGTCACCGAACTGGGTTCCAAAGTGAAGCCCACCGATGAGGTGCGCTACGACGGCCGTGTCCTGAAGGGTGAGAAACCGGTTTATGTGGTGTTGAATAAACCCAAGGATTTTGTCACCACCGTGAAGGATCCGAAGGAACGCAAAACCGTGATGCAACTGGTGAAGAATGCCGGACGTGAACGTATCTATCCCGTCGGTCGACTGGACCGCCAGACAACCGGTGTGCTGATGTTCACCAACGACGGGGATCTGGCTGAAAGACTGACCCATCCACGTTACGGTGCCCGCAAGATCTACCATGTTCACCTGGATAACCCTTTGGAAAAGGCAGACTTCGATCAGATCAAAAAGGGTATTTACCTGGAAGAAGGGAAGGTGGTCGTGGATGAGATCGCCCTGGTTGGGGATGGCAACGACCGCACCCAGGTGGGTCTGGAAATACACATCGGATGGAACCGTGTGGTGCGAAGAATCTTCGAGAAACTCGGTTATAAGGTCATCAAGCTGGATCGTGTGATGTTTGCCGGCCTGACCAAAAAGGACCTGTCACGTGGCCAGTGGCGCTACCTCACTTCCAGGGAGATCAATATGCTGAAAAGCCACGGGGAATGCTGA
- a CDS encoding YraN family protein, with amino-acid sequence MADHNELGKQGESMALEYLRQKGYDILECNWVHGREEVDIIARTKEFLVIVEVKARQTNAFGEPEAFVTRKKQKHLVSAADAYVQENDLDCETRFDIISVLFKNGHGQVSHIEDAFYPTL; translated from the coding sequence ATGGCAGACCACAACGAACTTGGCAAACAAGGCGAAAGCATGGCCCTCGAATACCTGAGGCAGAAAGGCTATGATATCCTTGAGTGCAATTGGGTGCATGGCAGGGAAGAGGTGGACATCATCGCACGAACGAAGGAGTTTCTGGTGATCGTGGAGGTGAAGGCCAGGCAGACCAACGCATTCGGGGAACCGGAAGCCTTTGTGACCAGGAAGAAGCAAAAACACCTGGTTTCCGCTGCCGATGCTTATGTGCAGGAGAATGACCTGGATTGTGAGACCCGGTTTGATATTATCTCGGTGCTTTTTAAGAATGGCCATGGCCAGGTCAGCCATATTGAAGATGCATTTTATCCAACGCTATAA